A genome region from Euphorbia lathyris chromosome 4, ddEupLath1.1, whole genome shotgun sequence includes the following:
- the LOC136227816 gene encoding uncharacterized protein: protein MENKRQSTGSSSFDHLFGPKDSSSSSASSSSSVFSSIFSNPSPGLGRDSAGTQAGNSRYGNPGNNPQSHKGSSKDSSSMYQNETAEPCYFSSSIYYGGQENYSPRTRNNSESHQAFKKDEKNEDPNGNNSNSASRGNWWQGSLYY, encoded by the exons ATGGAAAACAAGAGGCAGAGTactggttcttcttcttttgatcATCTTTTTGGTCCTAAAgactcttcctcttcttctgctTCGTCTTCTTCAAGTGTTTTCAGCTCCATTTTCTCTAATCCATCTCCG GGCCTAGGTAGGGACTCTGCAGGAACTCAAGCTGGGAATTCCAGATATGGGAATCCAG GTAATAATCCTCAAAGCCACAAGGGAAGTAGCAAAGATTCCAGTTCTATGTATCAAAATGAAACAGCagaaccttgttattttagctCATCAATTTACTATGGTGGCCAAGAAAATTATTCTCCAAGGACTAGGAATAACTCTGAATCCCATCAGGCT TTCAAGAAGGATGAGAAAAATGAAGATCCCAATGGCAACAATTCAAATAGTGCTTCCAGAGGAAATTGGTGGCAGG GTTCACTGTACTACTAA